ATATCTACCTGGTAATAACTGCTTAACTGGTCCAACACTTCGGAAAGCTGTGATGCGTCAAAGGTATACCAGTCGGGCCGATGGACAGTACGGGCGTTCCTGTTGGCAGGACCAGCTTTCACCAATTGCTGCGCAGGCATGCTGTGCCGGACGCTTGCCAGCATCGTGACCTTGTTATAAGTCAGCACATCACCGGGCACCAGTACCACCCTGCTTTTCCAATTGGTATGCAGGGAATCCGCTGCTGCCGCCTGCACCTTGCCTTCATGCAACATTACCGTTATCACATCACTCTCAGCAAAGGCCTGTACGGTGAACGAAGTGCCCAGCACGGTAGTAGCCAGCTGGTCTGCATATACCACAAATGGCCTGCTCTTATCTCCGGCCACCTTAAACAACGCTTCGCCTGAGAGCTGCACTATCCGTTCCTTTTGCGAAAGAAAACGTTCATAAAACCGGATGCTGCTGTTGGGCGACAACAACACTTCAGAGTTGTCAGCCAGCAGGATGCTCACTGGTTTATCAGCGGTATTTTTTCTTTCCGTCATCCGTTCAGTGGCTGCAGCAGCCGTTTCGTGTGTAGCCTTCAACGGTGTTGAAGCGGGCCGGAACAGCCACAGCAGTCCCACCGCCAGCCCGGCCGATGCCGCAGCGGCCAGCCAGATGACCGGTGTTTTCCGCTTTTCCCTCAAAGTGTTGCTGCTGACCGCTTTGAACATCTTTTCAGAAAGTGCCGGATCTACCTCTGCATTTGCCATAAAGCCGTCCCAGTCTTCCTCGGTCATGTACTTGTTCCACTCTTCGGGACTATTACGAAAATATTCCAGCACCCGCCTCCGCTCATCGTCGCTGCATTCGTTCCTGAAATATCGGTCAATTAGTTCCCTTGGTATCATTTTCGGCTTGGATAATGAGGTGCCTTCATTCATATATCGTTTGAAAAAAGGGCATCCCCTAATGAGAAGATAAAAATTTTTTTTAGCGCAGGAACAAGAGGACCAACAGCATCAGCGATTTTCTTAAATGCTTGATAGCAAGCGCCATATGATTTTCCACCGTTTTAACAGACAAGGACAGTAATGCTGCAATCTCTTTATAGGATTTAAATTCGTAGCGGCTAAGCTCAAACACCCTTCTCCTGACAGGCGGCATGTTGCCCACAGCGTGTTTTATGCGCTGCTGCAGCTCCTTCACTTCCACCGTGTCATTACCATACCAGGCTTCGTTTTCCGCTGGTTTCTCCAGCTTCAGCACCCTTTCCCTGACAGCATCCTTCCTGAACAGGTCAATACAGGTAGCGCGGGCCATGTGGAACAACAGCTTTCCTACCTGGTCCGATTCGTTTAGCTGTTCCCGGTAGTTCCATAATTTGATGAATGTGATCTGGGTGGTTTCCTCAGCGATATATTGGGAATTCGTTTTGGACAGGACATATAGATATACCTTCCGGTGATATTCATTGAACAGTTCTCTGAAAACGGAAGTATTTCCTTCTTTCAATGCTTTGATCGTATGAAACGTGGACATGATCTAAATATAGGAAATCACTATTTCCTATCTAAAATACAAAAAAAGGGATGGGAAGCGGTAATATTTTTTATCTAAAAAAAGAGCGCCGGAAGCAGTATGATGAATTATACTGCTTTCGGCGCTTGTGTTGCCATTCCTTCGGTTTAATACCCAATGGTAAAACGTCTTTGTACAAACTGCGGCAATTCTGCCTCATCTATCAGTGCAATGGCACAATCTTCGAAAGATATGCGGCTTTTGCCGTCGGCATCCCGCACAGGCTGATCGCCACCTAATCTGAATCTGCCGGTACGCTCACCAGGGTAGATGTTTTCAGCAGGACTAAGATATGTCCAGCGCCGGTTGGAAAGACGGTAGGTATTTAATGCGTCCCGGTGGCCACGAACCGCCAATGCATATTCCCGCGGGAGCCCCAGTTCTTCCAATGTGGCATGCAATTCTTCCGTAGTATCCGCCAGTGTACGACCCGGCTCGATTTCCAGGCTGCCGGCGCCACCTACCACGATCAGGCGCAATGCAGGATATTGCGCCATCGCCTTCAGCAGATTTCCGGCCACCGTAGCATATACCGTCGGGGTCTGAACAGACTGCCGGACCGTATCAGCCATGTCTTTGGAGGCATTGCCGGGTTGATATAAACTGATCAATACATCGAGTCCTTCCATAGCGGCGGCAATACTGTTGAGATCAAAGACGTCGGCCTCTTTCCAGCTGACATTTTTTCTTTCTTCTGAGATCAATGAAATGTTGCGGGTAAATGCAGTTACATGATGCCCTCTGTTTAATGCCTCGATCAACGTGCGTTGACCGATATTGCCTGTTGCTCCGATAATTCCAATATTCATAATTAATCTCTTTTTTTGTTTGCACCAAAGGTGGATAATTAGCACCACTCTGCATTTGCCACTTTAGCCAATAACTATGCAAAAATGGACAAATCATTTTTAAGACTTATCATTGTTGAATATTTGCGGATATGAAAAAGACCAAACATGTCGTCATTTATCTGCCGCCGGATTTTTATTCGGCCATTGCTTCTTCTATTATAGAAATGCTGCTGGCGATCAATGAAATAAAAGGGGAAGAAATTTTTTCCGTGGAATTTGTATCGCGGCAGTCCCGTCCGGTGTCCCGCTCCGGTATCACCTTTCACGCCCGTACAAAACCTTCCCGGAAGATGGACGTGCTGATATTGCTGGCAGGCATCTCGCTGGACACGACACTTCTTGCCGGTATCCTTAGGCGGGAAAGCAAATTTACCGGGCCACTGTTACAACAGGCTGTAGCTCAGCAAGCCATCATAGCAGGCACCTGTGGGGCAGGACTACTATTGGCACATCTGCATATATTAAATGGCAAACGGGCCACTGTAGCCTGGTGGGTCAAACATGAAGCGCAGCGTCTTTTTCCGGAAGTGCATTGGGAACCCTCCCGCATGGTAGTACGCCAGGGGCGCATCTATACGTCAGGCGCGGTATATGGCGGCATGGACCTCCTATCTGCCGTACTGATTGATCTTGGCTTCGCCGAAGAAGAGAGGCAAGTGAGGAAAATCATGGCTATGCCCGCAGTACGACAGTTTCAGACACCCTATGAAATGCAGCCTTCAGAACTACAGCAGCACCCATTCGAAAAAAAGCTGGACGACATTGCTGCAGAAACAGGACTGGACACCTTAACGGGAAAAATGATCGCACGAAAACTGACTGTATCCTACAGGACCCTATCCCGGAAATTCGCAGATGAATTAAGGCTTTCCCCCGCGAAATGGTTGCAACAGAAACGCCTGGACGCCGCCAAAGCCTTGCTGGAAACAACAACACTAAACATCAGCGAGATATGCTACCAGGTAGGTTATCAGGACCTTGCCTCCTTTTCACGGCTTTTTGTCAGGACAACAGGCATGACGCCCGGAGAATTCCGGCGACAGGTGACCCGGTGAGGTAATATTCTTTGATTGCCGGCAACAAACACCAGGTATCAAGGTACTATTAACTCGTGTATACGGAGGTTGCTTACCTCCTGGTCTGTATGGATGTATTCTCCCTGTTCATGGACATCTTGTCCGTTTACGGCAACGTTCTTAAAGCGGATGGGCAACCCTAAAGCCGTCCAGAAATATTTCCTGTCCTGAAGGTGGTAATGGATATGCGGCATGGTGGAGTGACCGCTGTTACCACATGCCCCCAGAAGCTGGCCCTGTTTTACCTTGTCTCCTTTCTTCACGACAATACTTCCTTTCCTGAAATGCGCGATAAAGCTATATTCATTCTTTTGATGCTCGATCACCAGATAATTTCCTCTAAAATCCTTTGTCTTCCAATCCACAGAAAGGTCGCCAACATGGGTATAATCCCGGACATTATTTTTCATACTGACAATAGTTCCATCCGCCGGCGCAATTATCTCCTGATCAAAACAATAATAGTCCTCCAACCGGTTCCCTGTTCCGCTGTTAGGCCGATGATGATCATCTATCATAAAAAAGTCATAGGCATACCGCTGCGTGAACAGTCCCCAGGAGTGGGATGTTTCAGGTGTTACCCCGCCGCGCCCAACTTTCCATGTACCTTTAAAAGGAAGTATGTAGTTGGTTTTACTATGGAAAGTTGCAGGAGATGGTAACCTGAAGGAATGGAAAACCAGTATGTATAACTGTCCCAACAATTGTTTTACTGTCTGTGCCAGGGCATATGGATTTAAAAGGCTCAGATAGATGGTTACGTAATAACGGCTCATATCGATGGAGGCGTCCTGCCGGTCTGTTGTTTGCTCTGATTTTTTCTTCTTGTTGATGATTTTTTCAATCATCTCCAGTATAATGGCTACCAGATAGAACGGTGCAAAAAGGAGAAAACGCTTGTACCAAAAACCGATCACTCCCAGAGCACCGATAAACTTACATGCTACAATAATTCTTTTCATAGTAGGTTGGCAAATTCGAGGTTATGTCCTGAAGGTAAGTAACCGGACCGAATATATGACAACCGGTTAAATTTTATTATCTTTACCAGATACCTTAATATACTATGCAACATCGTTTTTCTACCAGTACGCCTCCGCCGGTAGCCTGAGGGCTGAACAACCGGATTCTACACTACCTTCCCGTTTGCTACGGGAGAGGATTTCATATGCTTTAATGTCAGTATTCAGGATTGTTTAGCCTCAACTTAGCTTGTGGTTATCATTTGTTTTATTCAGACAATCTTGAAATGAAAAATTTTAAATATTCGTTCATGGTCCTTTTAGGCGGGGTCATGTACGGAACGATGTCTTCGTTCGTAAAGCTGTCCTATGCGTCGGGCTATCATGCCGCGGAAATATCCTTCTCCCAGGCCTTCCTGTCGGCCATGCTGCTGGGCCTGACGCTGTTATTGACCACTGGTAAAACCAGCCTCCAAAGGCTGTCCGCCAAAGAGCTGGTGACGCTAATGCTGGTAGGCGGCGCCATCGGGCTCACAAATTTTCTGTATTACCAGTCCGTAAGTTATATCTCCGCTTCACTGGCCATTGTGATACTGATGCAGTTCACATGGTTCAGTTTATTGCTGGAATGGCTTATTTTCCGGCAGCGGCCGGGCCGACCGGAGCTGGTAACGGTCCTGTTTATCCTGGTGGGAACGGTCATGGCAGGGAATCTGCTGCAGACTGACACCTTGTACTTCTCCTGGCAGGGCATGGTATTGGCACTGGCATCATCTTTTACATATGCGGTGTATATTGTGGCCAACAGCCGGGTAGGCAAAGGCGTGAGGTGGCAATCGAAAAGCACGCTTATCATGGCAGGTTCCGCCCTGACTATTTTTATCATCAATGTGCAGCCCATCATATCAGACAATCATTTCGGATATACGTTTATGTTATGGGCCATATTTTTGGCCGTGGTAGGCACCACTATTCCGACGGCACTGTTTGCCGCCGGCATCCCCAAAACAGGGGCCGGCACCAGCGCCATCCTGATGGCCGTAGAATTTCCGGTTGCCGTTTTATGTGCCTATCTTGTTCTGCATGAAGCTATCAGCCCGGTGCAGATAGCAGGTATCATCATCATGCTGGCCGCTATATCGGTCATGAATTACTATAAATCGTCAAAAACAAAAAAAGAAAACTGAACCATGTTTTATATCAGTGAAGTAAAACATACACCACCTGTGGTATTTAAGACCGCCCTACAGGAGATGGTGTATACCCTGTTGCAGGAAAAGCAGGTGCCATTTGAACGGGTAGACAATGATGACGCCATTACCATGGAAGACTGTATCCTCATCGACCGCCAGCTGAATATGAAAACGGTAAAAACGCTGTTTCTGTGCAACCGGCAGCAGACAAATTTCTACCTGTTCGTCACCACGGCCGGCAAACCTTTTGTCACCAAAGACCTGAGCCGGGTATTAGGCATATCCAGGGTGTCATTCGCCCCGGTAGAATTACTGGGCACCATGCTGGGCACCACCATAGGGGCCACCACTATCTTCGGCCTGCTGCTGGACAAAGAACACGCCGTACAGGTAGTTATTGACAAAGACGTGCTGTTGGAAGAATGGTATGGCTGCAGCGATGGTACCACCACCAGCTACATGAAGATCAGCAGAGACTGGATCATGCATGATTTCCTGGCTTATACCGGGCATTCACCGAAAGTGATAGAAATATAAACGAGTATGCAAAAGGTTGTAAGGTAACACTTACAACCTTTTGTTATTTATAAAATATGAACATGCTGCCTGCTGTTTTGCCCAGGATTTTATCATGAATACTTTTATTGATGATCTTATCTAGCCGAATACCATAACTCAGAAACATCCTACTGATATATGCCGGCGATCTGTAAGAAGTAGTATACACGTACAGCCGGTGGTTGTCCTGCCGAAGCTGTTTCATCAGCCTGACAGTGCCTGCCCTGATGCATTCGCGGCTGATAAGCCGCTGCCATATTGATTTACGTTCTACCGGAAACTGTTTCATTCCGGGTATTAAAGTATCATCAAGGTCGAAGGAAATAATCACAGGTATCGCTATTATGCTGGAAACGCAATATACAACAACGATCACAAACAGGAGAATGTTCTACACGGGCAGACTAACGTGCACGAATATATCGATAATCTCCTCAATCCGGGCCCGCCGGGCTTATACCTTCTCCCCTTCCACAATGCTCACTTCTGTGATATCGAGGTCAATGACACGTGTAAGCCGCAGACCGGACCGGCGGAACAGTTCATCAAATTCCGCTGCCGTTCTTTCTTTTCCGCCCGTTACCACCAGCATGTTCACATCCATAAACTTTGCTCCGTGATACGAGTTGCCTTCAGGAATAACACCGTCCACGATCAGGATTTTGCTTTCCGGTTTCATAGCTTTGCTGACAACGCTGAGGATGCGCACGGAATCTTCGTCATCCCAGTCATGAATGATCATCTTTAAAAGGTAGGCATCCGCACCGGCAGGCACCTGTTCAAAGAAATTACCGCTGACAGCGGAGCTACGCTGACGGAGCTCCGGATCAGCAGACAGCAATGCGGCTGTTTGCTCCACTACGTAAGGCACGTCGAATACGATACCAGACGCTCCTGGTGTCTTTCTGAGAATAGCGGTCAACAGAGAGCCATTGCTGCCACCCACATCGATGATCGTTTTAAAAGAAGAAAAATCATATTTATCCAGGATGGCGGGACTCAGAAAGCTGGTCAAGGCAGTCATAGCTTTCATGAAGTTTTGTCCCTCACCGGCATTTTTCTTATAAAATTCCCAGAGGTTTTCTCCGTAGTATTCATCAAAAGCAGTTTTCCCGGACCTGACACTATCTATCAGATTGCCCCATGGGGTGTAAAACTCTCCCATTTCCGCCAGCAGGAATGCTTTCATGCTGCCTTTAATATCACCGATCAACGCCAGGGAATCAGGGGTGTTCACAAATACGCCTGGTGACTGTTCTTCAAAGACCCCGTTGGCGGCCAGCAGTTTCAACATACGATGAAGTGAAGGCGCATGTGTGTTTGTTTCAGCCGCCAGCGCAGCGATGTCTAAAGGGCCGGCAGAAAGTATCTCCGCTATGTCCAGCCGGGCGGCCGTATATACACAACAGGAAACCCAGTGATTGGTAATGTGGCGGAGGATATTGCCGGTATGTTCAGCAGAGGCTTGTAAGCCGGATAAGTTAACGCGCATAGGATAGATTTTTTTTAAAAATAACGTGTATCTAAATTTAATATGATTCCCTGTCGCTCTCACCGCAGTGGCAGTCTTTATTTTGAGACGATATAGATCTATAACCCATCACCAACAATCTTATGAAGAAATCCCACTGGGCAGAGCCCTACAAAATCAAAATGATAGAGCCGCTTCGAAAAACCACCCGTGAAGAACGCAAAAAACTGATTGAAGAGGCCGGCTTTAACCCATTCCAGTTAAAGTCGGAAGACGTATACATCGATCTGCTGACAGACAGCGGCACCAGCGCTATGAGCGACCGTCAATGGGCAGGCATGATGATGGGTGATGAAGCGTATTCCGGCAGCCGCAATTTCTATCACCTGGAAGCGGTGGTACAGGAATATTACGGATACAAGTATGTAGTGCCCACCCACCAGGGCAGAGGCGCAGAACACCTGATTTCCCGCCTGCTGATACGGCCAGGCATGTACGTTCCCGGCAATATGTACTTCACCACTACCCGGCTGCACCAGGAACTGGCAGGCGGCAATTTCACGGATGTTATCACAGACGAAGCCCATGACCCCGATTCAGATTTTCCCTTCAAGGGAAATATAGACCTGCGGAAGCTGGAAGCAATCATCAACGAAGCAGGAGCGGCCAATATCGCCTATCTCAGTTTAGCCACCACCGTGAACATGGCCGGCGGCCAACCGATATCGCTGGAAAATATGAAACAGGTGCGGAAGCTTACCCAACAGCATGGTATCCGCATCATCCACGATATGGCGCGCGTAGCGGAGAACGCCTTTATGATACAGCAACACGAGCCCGGTTATGCAGACAGGACAGTGGCCTCTATTGTGAAAGAAATCTGTTCCCTGACAGACGGTGCCGTGATGAGCGGAAAAAAGGACGCGCTGGTGAATATCGGCGGGTTCCTGGCATTGAATGACGAAGGCCTGTATGAGGAAGCCAAAAACCTGGTGATCGTATACGAAGGCATGCATACCTATGGCGGCCTCGCTGGCCGCGACATGGAAGCCATGGCCATCGGCATTACAGAATCGGTAGGCGAAGCCCATATTGCCGCCCGCGTGTACCAGGTACATTACCTGGGCAACCTGCTGAAAGAAGCCGGTATTCCTGTACTGAACCCTATCGGCACACACGGCGTATTTCTCAACGCACGCGCTTTTCTGCCACACCTGCCGCAAACCAGTTTCCCCGCGCAGGCATTGACAGTAGCACTGTACGAAGCGGGCGGGGTGCGCACCGTGGAAAGAGGCATCGTTTCCGCCGGCCGCGACAAAGAAACCGGCGACCACCACTACCCATCGCTGGAACTGGTGCGCCTGGCCATCCCCAGAAGAGTATATACCCTCTCCCATATGGACGTGGTAGCCGATGCGATCATAGAAGCCTATGAAAACAGGTACGACATACCAGGCCTCGAATTCACCATGGAGCCTAAATACCTTCGGTTTTTCCAGGCACGGTTCAGGCAACTGTCGCCGGAACCGGCCGGAACCGCACATTAATCAATATCCCATCATCTTTATACCTGGCAGCCCTTTCCCCGGAAAGGGCTTTCTCTTTAAAAAGATGAACAAAAAGAAGAGGCATATTGGCTTCATAGTGCATCCCATGTGATAAAATTGTAAGTTGCAGGGTGATGACCGATTTTTCTTCCTTACTACAGCTCGACCGGGAAGTGCTGACCATGCTGGTCAGTGCTTACAGCAGTTACGCCATCTACCTCGATGAAGGGCAGTCCGACGACTTCCCAACCATCGCAGGCAGTTACATGAAAGCTGCCGGCTACGTCATGTTCTATGATCAGGCTGCCGCCAGGAAATGGTTCTCCCGGGCGAGGGAGTATTTTACCCGCGCGGCAGATACCTACAGCATCATCGCCGCTATTTGTTGTTATCAGTCCCCCGATATGGAACCAGGTCCGGACCTTCCATTTTACCAGCTATTGTGCAGTTATTTTAAAGATGCGCCTGCCGATATTACCGCCTACCAGGAGCCGGTGGGACGATTACAGATTCCTATCCGTCTTTATATAGAAGCCTTCGAAGCCACCGAAGAAGCCACCCAGGCAGCAGACCTGCCAGCCGCCTGGAAACCATTGCTCACACGCATGCATACACGTCCGCGGTTGCTCAGTAAAGACACACGGCGCTGGCGCAGCCTCGAAGGTACTATCAACCCGATAGAACCGGAGACTATTGCCACTTGCGTCACCTTGCTGACGGTAGCGCTGCGGCAGGGTATTACGCTGGAAAGTATTGAGGAGATAATGACGCAGCAGAAAGATGTGGCGTTTATTGCGGTGAAGATAGCGTTGTTATTAAACGCCGATCCCACTCCACCTCCACATACCGGCTGCAATCCTGCTTAAGTTCTTCATAACGGTCCAGCAGCAACGCAGCCCCGCCGCGGCTTACATGCCGCTTTACCAACTCATGAATAAAGCCTACTGCTTCCGGACCTACGGCCCGCATATCATAAACAATATAACGATAACGGTGCAGCGCAGCACATAGCGTTAACAGGCGTTTAGGGCCGCCCATTAACCTATCCATTTGGGTATGGCGGTCAATATTACCTTGTTGCTCACAAACATCACAATACTCATAGATGATGCCGGCGTATTCGCTGGCGGGACCTATATTCTTTTTCACGTATTCTCCAACAGACACGGGGTTAAAACGCCGGCGGAACCACGACTGCCGGAAATGCGGCACGTATGTGAGAGGATGACGTACGTTCACCTCTGTACATTTCGTTTTACCGGTAACGATATCCACAACAGGGTTCTGGACGGCCATAGCGTTTACCGGGTCCTTCAGGTTTAGCACCACCAACTCTCTTTCCTGTAATACGAACGGCGGAATAAACCATTCCGCTGTGCGGAAGCCTTTGTTGTCAAGTAGCAGTTGGCTTGCCATAGGTTACAGTATCCTCTTTACCCTTCTCACAAAAGTATAATCACCGGTAATCTCTTCGGCATAATTCATATCATCATCAAAAATACCCGGGTCACGGAAATACGTGCCTACGCTGAGATATCCGAGGTCTAAGCCACCGCCGCCACAGAGGTTACAACCGCCGTCGCCACCTTTGAGGAACCACTCGCTGTCCATCATCACTTCATAATGATAAGGGTTGTTGGCGATCACCAGCCCAAAATGATTAGGACTTTCCAGGTAATTTTCTTCGTCGTTTCCTTCGCGTTTGAAATAGAGATAGTTTTTATCGTAGTCCATGGAATCGCCCCACGGGTATATACTGCGGGAACCGCCTCCACAAAGGTATTCCCACTCGTCTTCGGTAGGAAGCCTGAAACCCGTGTCTTGTATTTCCTTTGTCAGTGTCTCCCTGGAAACGCCCTCGTACAGCCATGCCTGGATATGATCACCGTCTTTTACCAGCCGGAAAGTATCATTCACGGTATAACTCCAGTGCTCGCGGGGAGAGGCTTTTACTTCGGCAAAAGTTTTCTCAAAATATTCGTCGGAGGTGAGGCGTTCATCTGTTAATTCCACAGGGAAATATCCGGTGGCACGGTAGGCCCGTTCCACGATCATAGGGCTGACAGTAACGGTGCGTACGGGCGACAGCCGCTCACGGATGTAGTTATCCATCTCCCCGATATCATTATTAAACAGGGCGGCCATATGCTCCCGGTTTTCTGTGGCTATGTTCCAGGAATCGAGGCCCAGTGTTACGGTATCACCGGGCACAAAAACAAATTCTGCCCCGTCATGGTCCAGCACAGCGGTAAAAGTACGCTGAGCGAATTTTTCAAATGTCTCAAAACGTTTGATGGTAAACTCCGGAAACCGGGTCTGTATCAACTGTTGTAAAATGGCTTCTGCTTCCGGGCGGGACAATGCATTCCACGCCTGACGGTCATATATTTGGGTTACGCTCATGAAATATCAGGATAATTTCCGGCGACTAATTTAACCAAACTTTCATGATTTCAGTAACGAGGCATAATGTAATGTCTGGAGACGGCCATTTCCCACGACATTGAATTCCACTTTCTGCTGCGTGTTATCTTTTCCTTTGAGCGTAAGGGTAATTTTGTTATCTCCTTTTTTCAGGGGGATGCGCGAATAATAAATCGAATGTGGCAGGCTTTGCCAGTTTCGGGTGTCGGCCTTTTCGGCTAATGTGGAAAGGAGATTAAACAGTTCTCCGGCTACTTCGTCATTTTTCCGGATCTCATATTCTGCCAGTTTTTTGATGGCCAGCCGTGTGAGTGCCAATCCCATTTCCTTCAGGAACCGTTCCTGCAGGGTGCGAAAGGCCAGCTGGTTCACATCTTCCACTTTCTCCAACGTAGTGGAGAAGGTACTGTCGCGCTGAATATCGGCGGTGGTGTAATACAATGGTTGTTCCACATAGCTGGGGAAGGCCACCCGAAAGGCTTCCAGGTGTCGCCGCAGGCGGTGGCAGGAGTCCTGTGGGAAAAGGTTGAAATCGAAAGGGATGAAAATCTGGGTGTTGGGGTCGGTAAAAACAAAGTTGCCTGGTCCTCTTTCGGTGAGGGTAAAGAAAAAATTGCTTTCCGCTTTTACCGGCGCCAGTCCGTTTTCCCAGATCACCAGCACTGCGCCGCCATCGTTGTCGGCTGTACGCTGGTACACACGACCAAATTGTTGTTCATAATATTGTACTTCCTGTTGAAAGCCCAGCTGATCGGCGGTACGCAGCAGGTCTACCTGCAACTGTGCGGGCAGGTCCACGCCATAATAGCGGTGATCAGGCGCTTTCAGGAAAATATCAGCTGCATTGCGGTAGGAGATAAAAGCATTATTGATATCGCCGGCGCTTTCATATACGATGCCCTGCACAATCAATGAAAAAGCGTCGTTGCTGTATTTTTTATCGTTATTTTTTTTCCGGTCGTTGAGGGCATAGGTGCCGAGTGATATCCGGCGGGCTTCTACCTCAGCGTCTTCCAGCTGGTGTAGCTT
The Chitinophaga varians genome window above contains:
- a CDS encoding FecR family protein, producing MIPRELIDRYFRNECSDDERRRVLEYFRNSPEEWNKYMTEEDWDGFMANAEVDPALSEKMFKAVSSNTLREKRKTPVIWLAAAASAGLAVGLLWLFRPASTPLKATHETAAAATERMTERKNTADKPVSILLADNSEVLLSPNSSIRFYERFLSQKERIVQLSGEALFKVAGDKSRPFVVYADQLATTVLGTSFTVQAFAESDVITVMLHEGKVQAAAADSLHTNWKSRVVLVPGDVLTYNKVTMLASVRHSMPAQQLVKAGPANRNARTVHRPDWYTFDASQLSEVLDQLSSYYQVDIYYYPADLQQKYFSGRLHKTDSLETILKDIALLNHLTIEKKEGSYIISRKH
- a CDS encoding RNA polymerase sigma-70 factor; amino-acid sequence: MSTFHTIKALKEGNTSVFRELFNEYHRKVYLYVLSKTNSQYIAEETTQITFIKLWNYREQLNESDQVGKLLFHMARATCIDLFRKDAVRERVLKLEKPAENEAWYGNDTVEVKELQQRIKHAVGNMPPVRRRVFELSRYEFKSYKEIAALLSLSVKTVENHMALAIKHLRKSLMLLVLLFLR
- a CDS encoding NAD(P)-dependent oxidoreductase, giving the protein MNIGIIGATGNIGQRTLIEALNRGHHVTAFTRNISLISEERKNVSWKEADVFDLNSIAAAMEGLDVLISLYQPGNASKDMADTVRQSVQTPTVYATVAGNLLKAMAQYPALRLIVVGGAGSLEIEPGRTLADTTEELHATLEELGLPREYALAVRGHRDALNTYRLSNRRWTYLSPAENIYPGERTGRFRLGGDQPVRDADGKSRISFEDCAIALIDEAELPQFVQRRFTIGY
- a CDS encoding GlxA family transcriptional regulator, whose translation is MKKTKHVVIYLPPDFYSAIASSIIEMLLAINEIKGEEIFSVEFVSRQSRPVSRSGITFHARTKPSRKMDVLILLAGISLDTTLLAGILRRESKFTGPLLQQAVAQQAIIAGTCGAGLLLAHLHILNGKRATVAWWVKHEAQRLFPEVHWEPSRMVVRQGRIYTSGAVYGGMDLLSAVLIDLGFAEEERQVRKIMAMPAVRQFQTPYEMQPSELQQHPFEKKLDDIAAETGLDTLTGKMIARKLTVSYRTLSRKFADELRLSPAKWLQQKRLDAAKALLETTTLNISEICYQVGYQDLASFSRLFVRTTGMTPGEFRRQVTR
- a CDS encoding M23 family metallopeptidase, producing MKRIIVACKFIGALGVIGFWYKRFLLFAPFYLVAIILEMIEKIINKKKKSEQTTDRQDASIDMSRYYVTIYLSLLNPYALAQTVKQLLGQLYILVFHSFRLPSPATFHSKTNYILPFKGTWKVGRGGVTPETSHSWGLFTQRYAYDFFMIDDHHRPNSGTGNRLEDYYCFDQEIIAPADGTIVSMKNNVRDYTHVGDLSVDWKTKDFRGNYLVIEHQKNEYSFIAHFRKGSIVVKKGDKVKQGQLLGACGNSGHSTMPHIHYHLQDRKYFWTALGLPIRFKNVAVNGQDVHEQGEYIHTDQEVSNLRIHELIVP
- a CDS encoding EamA family transporter, whose protein sequence is MVLLGGVMYGTMSSFVKLSYASGYHAAEISFSQAFLSAMLLGLTLLLTTGKTSLQRLSAKELVTLMLVGGAIGLTNFLYYQSVSYISASLAIVILMQFTWFSLLLEWLIFRQRPGRPELVTVLFILVGTVMAGNLLQTDTLYFSWQGMVLALASSFTYAVYIVANSRVGKGVRWQSKSTLIMAGSALTIFIINVQPIISDNHFGYTFMLWAIFLAVVGTTIPTALFAAGIPKTGAGTSAILMAVEFPVAVLCAYLVLHEAISPVQIAGIIIMLAAISVMNYYKSSKTKKEN
- a CDS encoding prolyl-tRNA synthetase associated domain-containing protein gives rise to the protein MFYISEVKHTPPVVFKTALQEMVYTLLQEKQVPFERVDNDDAITMEDCILIDRQLNMKTVKTLFLCNRQQTNFYLFVTTAGKPFVTKDLSRVLGISRVSFAPVELLGTMLGTTIGATTIFGLLLDKEHAVQVVIDKDVLLEEWYGCSDGTTTSYMKISRDWIMHDFLAYTGHSPKVIEI
- a CDS encoding methyltransferase gives rise to the protein MRVNLSGLQASAEHTGNILRHITNHWVSCCVYTAARLDIAEILSAGPLDIAALAAETNTHAPSLHRMLKLLAANGVFEEQSPGVFVNTPDSLALIGDIKGSMKAFLLAEMGEFYTPWGNLIDSVRSGKTAFDEYYGENLWEFYKKNAGEGQNFMKAMTALTSFLSPAILDKYDFSSFKTIIDVGGSNGSLLTAILRKTPGASGIVFDVPYVVEQTAALLSADPELRQRSSAVSGNFFEQVPAGADAYLLKMIIHDWDDEDSVRILSVVSKAMKPESKILIVDGVIPEGNSYHGAKFMDVNMLVVTGGKERTAAEFDELFRRSGLRLTRVIDLDITEVSIVEGEKV
- a CDS encoding tyrosine phenol-lyase produces the protein MKKSHWAEPYKIKMIEPLRKTTREERKKLIEEAGFNPFQLKSEDVYIDLLTDSGTSAMSDRQWAGMMMGDEAYSGSRNFYHLEAVVQEYYGYKYVVPTHQGRGAEHLISRLLIRPGMYVPGNMYFTTTRLHQELAGGNFTDVITDEAHDPDSDFPFKGNIDLRKLEAIINEAGAANIAYLSLATTVNMAGGQPISLENMKQVRKLTQQHGIRIIHDMARVAENAFMIQQHEPGYADRTVASIVKEICSLTDGAVMSGKKDALVNIGGFLALNDEGLYEEAKNLVIVYEGMHTYGGLAGRDMEAMAIGITESVGEAHIAARVYQVHYLGNLLKEAGIPVLNPIGTHGVFLNARAFLPHLPQTSFPAQALTVALYEAGGVRTVERGIVSAGRDKETGDHHYPSLELVRLAIPRRVYTLSHMDVVADAIIEAYENRYDIPGLEFTMEPKYLRFFQARFRQLSPEPAGTAH